The Candidatus Koribacter versatilis Ellin345 genome has a segment encoding these proteins:
- a CDS encoding EscU/YscU/HrcU family type III secretion system export apparatus switch protein gives MADSSKTEQPTQQRRKKAREKGQVARSRELPGALTIIVVLVWILSLNSVALFTWRGFYRSLLQQAALQELTLSPALLQKTIWVAAQWTVVPMLGAFAIATASTLLQGGFVFSSEALAWKPERLSPGHRLKQIFSAAGLSNTLKSLLPFAAILWLAVSQIRSEWVTFIRLGGLPVARIGSWLLAQCVALVWKCCLVLLLWSALDYLLQRQRLEGDLKMSREEIKQEFKESEGNPQVKAKIRRMQRQVRRQQMLHAVKAATVVVTNPTHYALALEYRPDFAAPVLVAKGLDRLAEEIKQVAIWHEIPLVENRALAHALYRSVEVGQAIPSKLFTAVAEVLAAVYRAQAQVKRD, from the coding sequence GTGGCGGATAGCAGCAAAACCGAACAACCTACTCAACAGCGCCGCAAGAAGGCACGGGAGAAGGGACAGGTAGCGCGTTCACGTGAACTTCCCGGAGCCCTCACCATCATCGTGGTGCTGGTGTGGATTCTCTCTCTGAACAGCGTAGCGTTGTTCACTTGGAGAGGATTCTATCGCTCACTCCTCCAGCAAGCAGCCCTACAGGAACTCACGCTCTCTCCCGCGTTGCTGCAAAAGACCATTTGGGTTGCGGCGCAATGGACTGTGGTTCCAATGCTGGGTGCTTTTGCTATCGCCACAGCCTCGACCCTACTGCAAGGTGGATTTGTGTTTTCGTCCGAGGCACTGGCGTGGAAACCCGAGCGCTTGAGCCCCGGCCATCGTCTGAAGCAAATCTTTTCTGCGGCCGGGCTCAGCAACACGTTGAAATCGCTGCTTCCGTTCGCTGCGATTCTATGGCTGGCAGTGAGCCAGATACGGTCGGAATGGGTAACTTTCATCCGACTGGGCGGATTACCGGTCGCGAGGATTGGATCCTGGTTGCTAGCCCAGTGCGTTGCTCTGGTATGGAAGTGTTGCCTCGTACTTCTCCTCTGGTCAGCTCTCGATTACCTGCTGCAGCGGCAACGGTTGGAAGGCGATCTCAAGATGAGCCGCGAGGAGATTAAACAGGAGTTCAAAGAGAGCGAGGGCAATCCGCAGGTCAAAGCCAAGATTCGGCGCATGCAGCGGCAAGTCCGGCGCCAGCAAATGCTGCATGCGGTGAAGGCCGCGACGGTCGTCGTTACCAATCCGACGCACTATGCGCTGGCATTGGAGTATCGGCCTGACTTCGCAGCGCCGGTGCTGGTGGCGAAAGGACTGGATCGTCTCGCCGAAGAAATCAAGCAAGTTGCGATTTGGCATGAGATACCGCTGGTAGAAAACCGTGCTCTAGCCCACGCGCTTTATCGGAGTGTGGAAGTCGGGCAGGCGATTCCGAGCAAGCTTTTCACCGCAGTGGCAGAGGTTCTGGCGGCCGTGTATCGCGCGCAGGCGCAGGTCAAGCGTGATTGA
- the fliR gene encoding flagellar biosynthetic protein FliR, producing the protein MEPLEVWVQSIVLVGTRIAALVLFAPFFSHAAIPPRVKGGLVVLLTILLYPSVISATVLSASEVVGVVLHETFIGMLIGLSSVLVFEAVQFAGQCLGIEVGLSLVSVLDPQTQADSPVLSVLLQTILLLLFLDLNVHHWLLRALADSYRLIPPGAGRLTGVVVQDLFQQAGMIFALGVQIAAPVLAATLLADIVFAFLAKASPQMPVLLLGMPVKFVLGLTTLWAGLRFWPVIFDRNFALALQSGERWLHLAR; encoded by the coding sequence ATGGAACCGCTTGAGGTCTGGGTTCAGTCGATCGTGCTCGTGGGCACACGCATCGCGGCGCTCGTCCTGTTCGCGCCGTTCTTCTCTCATGCTGCCATTCCTCCACGGGTGAAGGGCGGATTGGTTGTATTGCTGACGATCCTGCTGTATCCGTCGGTCATTTCGGCAACAGTGCTGAGCGCCTCGGAAGTGGTTGGAGTCGTCCTGCACGAGACGTTCATTGGAATGTTGATTGGGCTCAGTTCCGTCCTGGTTTTCGAGGCAGTGCAGTTCGCCGGGCAATGTCTCGGAATCGAAGTGGGGTTGTCGCTAGTGTCTGTGCTCGATCCCCAAACCCAGGCCGATTCCCCAGTACTCTCCGTCCTGCTGCAGACGATTCTGTTGCTTCTCTTCCTCGACTTAAATGTGCATCACTGGCTTCTACGTGCTTTAGCCGACAGCTATCGCCTGATTCCACCGGGGGCTGGCCGATTGACGGGCGTCGTTGTGCAGGACCTCTTTCAACAGGCTGGGATGATCTTTGCCCTCGGGGTGCAGATTGCCGCGCCCGTGCTGGCCGCAACCTTACTTGCGGACATCGTGTTCGCGTTCCTCGCTAAAGCGTCTCCCCAGATGCCAGTGCTGCTGCTTGGCATGCCGGTCAAGTTCGTCCTGGGACTGACGACACTTTGGGCTGGGTTGCGGTTCTGGCCCGTCATATTCGATCGAAACTTCGCGCTCGCTCTTCAATCGGGAGAGCGCTGGCTTCATCTCGCGAGGTAA
- a CDS encoding flagellar biosynthetic protein FliQ translates to MDTSITIELGRRTLEAAITLALPLLLAATVVSLLINIVQVLTSLQETTISTVPRLLTMAAAAFLLLPWMVRKIGWFTTDLFHDFRPFLR, encoded by the coding sequence ATGGATACCTCAATCACCATCGAACTTGGCAGACGTACACTCGAAGCCGCGATCACCCTGGCGCTGCCGCTGCTACTGGCTGCAACGGTGGTCAGCTTACTTATCAACATCGTGCAAGTTCTCACATCGCTACAGGAAACCACGATCTCCACGGTTCCCCGGCTGCTGACGATGGCGGCCGCTGCATTTCTCCTGCTGCCCTGGATGGTACGCAAGATTGGATGGTTTACGACTGATCTGTTTCACGATTTCAGGCCGTTTCTCAGGTGA
- the fliP gene encoding flagellar type III secretion system pore protein FliP (The bacterial flagellar biogenesis protein FliP forms a type III secretion system (T3SS)-type pore required for flagellar assembly.): MNCIRNPRSWIACFGMLSISRPALGADHGVNLPAIGNNATPWTIVVLLTAVTLLPAVLLCMTPFVRLLVVFHFLRQALGTQTAPTNQTLVGLTLILTLFLMQPVITHIQQDALTPMQQGKISVTEAISRGAEPVRQFMLRFSREKDLALFVELAKLPPPKTSQDLPFRVVAPAYILSELKAGFQIGAVLFLPFLVIDLVIAAITTSVGMMQLPPVVISTPVKILLFVMVDGWNLLIASLMKSFG, encoded by the coding sequence ATGAATTGCATTCGCAACCCTCGGAGTTGGATTGCTTGTTTCGGCATGCTCTCCATTAGCCGACCCGCTTTGGGAGCGGACCACGGAGTCAATCTTCCGGCGATCGGTAACAACGCGACTCCCTGGACGATCGTTGTTCTGTTAACGGCAGTGACGCTTTTGCCTGCGGTGCTGCTTTGCATGACGCCATTCGTTCGGCTGTTGGTTGTGTTCCATTTCCTCCGGCAGGCCCTTGGCACGCAGACGGCACCGACCAATCAAACACTGGTCGGGCTGACCTTGATTCTGACTTTGTTTCTGATGCAACCGGTGATCACGCACATTCAGCAAGATGCGCTTACCCCAATGCAGCAAGGCAAGATTTCCGTCACTGAGGCGATCAGTCGCGGAGCGGAGCCGGTTCGCCAGTTCATGCTGCGGTTTTCGAGAGAAAAAGACCTGGCGTTGTTTGTTGAGCTGGCAAAGCTCCCACCGCCGAAAACGTCACAAGACCTGCCGTTTCGTGTCGTAGCTCCGGCCTACATCCTCTCTGAGTTGAAAGCTGGCTTTCAGATTGGAGCAGTCCTCTTCCTTCCCTTCCTCGTGATCGATCTTGTGATCGCTGCGATCACTACGTCGGTAGGCATGATGCAGCTTCCCCCCGTCGTTATCTCTACTCCAGTCAAGATCCTGCTGTTTGTGATGGTGGACGGCTGGAACTTACTGATCGCCTCGCTCATGAAGAGCTTCGGATAG
- a CDS encoding flagellar biosynthetic protein FliO, whose product MKAGTAILIEDAHWFTTLSRAASGVWSNLRQHIRREPRKLRLEETLALGDRRFVAIVNCENNRFLIGGGANSVALLSPLSDAIAFREVLKRIHPDGSVR is encoded by the coding sequence ATGAAAGCAGGTACAGCAATCCTTATTGAGGACGCTCACTGGTTCACAACCCTGAGCCGAGCAGCAAGCGGTGTTTGGAGCAACCTGCGGCAGCACATTCGGCGCGAGCCTCGCAAGTTGAGGCTCGAGGAGACGCTCGCGCTTGGAGATCGGCGTTTTGTCGCGATTGTGAATTGTGAGAACAATCGGTTTCTGATTGGGGGAGGAGCGAATTCGGTCGCGCTCCTTTCGCCACTATCGGATGCAATTGCGTTTCGCGAAGTTCTGAAGCGGATTCATCCGGACGGGAGCGTCCGATGA
- a CDS encoding FliM/FliN family flagellar motor switch protein, which produces MNSFRHLQCTVTLELPVPRFTVRQMLELRPGAVVDTCWSQATDLPLRVNGALLAWSEFEVVDNRYGVRLTELT; this is translated from the coding sequence ATGAATTCGTTCAGGCACCTGCAGTGCACGGTGACGCTGGAATTGCCGGTTCCACGCTTCACCGTGCGGCAGATGCTGGAATTGCGTCCGGGTGCCGTTGTGGATACGTGCTGGAGCCAGGCGACAGATCTGCCACTGCGGGTAAATGGAGCCCTGCTTGCATGGTCAGAGTTCGAGGTGGTGGATAACCGCTACGGAGTCCGCCTCACGGAGCTGACATGA
- a CDS encoding flagellar hook protein FlgE, translated as MPMFSIPLSGLTASSTALATIANNLANQNTIGYKQTRALFRDLFYQQIGQTGSGDPIQVGAGTMIGTIDTNFTDGSVSPTGVPTDVAIMGDGFFVAQQNGNDIYTRAGNFKVGADGTLRTQDGAVVLGYQAVDGKVTTGSGLGALNLGQGQVSSPSATTSLQLTTNLNASAKVGDSYNTSLKVYDSLGGVHVVTFTFTKTGTNTWDYDASLPTGEGTVSLPSGSHTLTFDSDGKLTTPSSNINFDLTGLSDGASDMKGVTWKLYDATGGSSMTQMAADSATPATAQDGYGSGMLQNFNIGADGTIEGTFSNGKTSIIGQIAIASFPNVQGLRKVGQNAYVGTLASGQAALGAPGSGGRGTLGGGALELSNVDMATEFSNLIVAQRGYQANAKVITTFDEITQDTINLKR; from the coding sequence ATGCCGATGTTTTCGATTCCGTTGTCGGGCCTCACCGCGAGTTCCACCGCATTAGCCACGATCGCCAACAATCTTGCCAATCAGAACACGATTGGCTACAAGCAGACACGCGCACTGTTCCGCGACCTCTTTTATCAGCAGATCGGACAGACCGGCAGTGGCGATCCTATTCAGGTCGGCGCCGGAACCATGATCGGCACCATCGACACCAACTTCACCGATGGCAGCGTGAGTCCGACCGGCGTGCCAACCGATGTGGCGATCATGGGTGACGGTTTCTTCGTGGCCCAGCAAAACGGGAACGATATTTACACTCGCGCCGGTAATTTCAAGGTTGGCGCCGATGGGACCCTCAGGACGCAGGATGGCGCGGTGGTGCTTGGCTACCAGGCCGTGGACGGCAAGGTCACAACAGGATCCGGGCTGGGTGCGCTGAATCTCGGCCAAGGCCAAGTTAGTTCGCCCTCAGCGACGACTTCCCTCCAGTTGACGACGAACCTCAATGCCAGCGCGAAAGTTGGCGACAGCTACAACACCTCGTTAAAGGTCTATGACTCGCTGGGGGGCGTCCACGTAGTGACTTTTACGTTCACGAAGACTGGAACCAACACGTGGGACTACGACGCTTCTCTGCCCACCGGAGAAGGCACGGTTTCGCTGCCGTCCGGCAGCCACACGCTGACCTTCGACAGCGACGGCAAACTTACGACTCCGTCTTCGAACATCAATTTCGACCTGACGGGCCTGAGTGATGGCGCAAGCGACATGAAAGGGGTGACGTGGAAGCTCTATGACGCTACCGGCGGTTCGTCGATGACCCAGATGGCAGCGGACAGCGCGACCCCGGCGACGGCACAGGACGGCTACGGCAGCGGCATGTTGCAGAACTTCAACATCGGCGCGGATGGAACCATCGAAGGAACCTTCAGCAACGGTAAGACTTCGATCATCGGGCAGATCGCGATTGCGAGCTTTCCAAATGTGCAGGGACTCAGGAAGGTAGGCCAGAACGCATACGTTGGGACTCTCGCGTCGGGCCAGGCAGCGCTCGGCGCGCCGGGAAGCGGCGGACGTGGCACCCTCGGGGGGGGAGCGCTGGAGCTTTCGAATGTTGATATGGCGACGGAGTTCTCCAATCTCATCGTGGCGCAGCGAGGTTACCAAGCCAATGCCAAGGTGATCACAACCTTCGATGAGATCACCCAGGACACCATTAACCTCAAGCGCTAA
- a CDS encoding flagellar hook capping FlgD N-terminal domain-containing protein — MNITGPAVGQATNAATSGPVSGMGDLDTTFAQLLVAQLKSQDPTSPMDPSQLVSQLVGLNTLDAVTSIYQLLAGLATIPTSSAANHYAAGGK, encoded by the coding sequence ATGAACATTACTGGACCGGCAGTAGGACAAGCAACAAACGCAGCGACTTCGGGGCCTGTCAGCGGCATGGGCGATCTTGATACGACGTTCGCGCAGCTACTTGTGGCCCAACTCAAAAGCCAGGACCCAACCAGTCCAATGGATCCTTCGCAGCTCGTGTCGCAACTGGTCGGATTGAACACGCTGGATGCGGTCACTTCGATTTATCAACTCCTCGCCGGGCTCGCCACCATACCCACGTCGAGTGCAGCCAACCATTACGCAGCAGGAGGAAAATAA
- a CDS encoding flagellar hook-length control protein FliK — translation MESTAGPHDDSKGTSTSDSRTVPIVVSPKPNGPRIEPDEKLPTSNFHDTVPRTPVTTVASPRPGSPEALTEGDGTELKSVLPRAADLESDSRWKPQAEPVPQESNIHLQLRTAELGRVQIETAMHEGHVTTAVTVENNSAKHAIASELTQLQSSLAAHDMHLESASVSTTTRLAADWTSRDGRGESGSEHERQQQALPTKPHLAPDPAEDEQIGIVNIIA, via the coding sequence GTGGAATCGACAGCGGGACCGCATGACGACTCGAAGGGAACTTCGACATCGGATTCGCGAACGGTTCCAATCGTGGTGTCGCCGAAACCCAATGGTCCGCGAATTGAGCCGGATGAAAAGCTACCGACGTCGAACTTCCACGACACCGTTCCGAGAACGCCGGTGACCACCGTGGCCTCGCCGCGCCCAGGCTCGCCAGAAGCCTTAACAGAAGGAGATGGAACTGAGCTAAAGAGCGTTCTGCCGCGCGCCGCTGACCTCGAAAGCGATTCGCGTTGGAAGCCACAAGCCGAGCCTGTACCGCAAGAGTCGAATATTCACCTTCAGTTACGCACCGCGGAGTTGGGTCGAGTGCAGATCGAAACAGCGATGCACGAGGGCCACGTCACCACGGCGGTAACGGTCGAGAACAATTCAGCCAAACATGCGATCGCGTCCGAGTTGACGCAGTTGCAGAGCAGCCTGGCAGCACACGACATGCATCTCGAAAGCGCCTCGGTGTCGACCACAACCCGACTCGCCGCGGACTGGACAAGCCGCGACGGGAGGGGCGAGTCAGGCTCTGAGCACGAGAGACAACAACAAGCTTTACCGACGAAACCTCATCTCGCTCCGGATCCCGCCGAGGATGAGCAGATTGGAATCGTCAACATCATTGCGTAG
- a CDS encoding flagellar export protein FliJ has product MHAEENALAALFGQRTHLLSLVVRVQMQCDELSRRMYESEVGGAPAAQLQFVESQRIALRRAAAEIQSTIEDLNRAISLQQEKYMSARRESEKLERLRATELAAWHKQLERRDQAAVDELFLMRLGARSKR; this is encoded by the coding sequence ATGCATGCCGAAGAGAATGCCCTTGCGGCGTTGTTCGGACAGCGAACGCATTTGCTGTCGCTGGTCGTGAGGGTGCAAATGCAATGCGACGAGCTTTCACGACGGATGTATGAGTCTGAGGTGGGAGGAGCGCCTGCCGCACAATTGCAGTTCGTGGAGAGTCAGCGCATAGCGCTGCGTCGAGCAGCTGCAGAGATCCAATCGACCATCGAAGATCTGAATCGTGCCATTTCGCTTCAGCAGGAGAAGTACATGAGCGCTCGCCGGGAGTCGGAGAAACTAGAAAGACTTCGCGCGACGGAACTGGCAGCGTGGCACAAACAATTGGAACGCCGGGACCAAGCAGCGGTCGACGAACTCTTTCTGATGCGACTCGGTGCACGAAGTAAAAGATAA
- a CDS encoding FliI/YscN family ATPase produces the protein MHESLLSPFFAAVEGASTLRWHGRVTKVVGNLIESEGPLSSLGDSCEVISSKGDVYPGEIVGFRDNAVLSMTLQPPKGIRFGDSVVGLAQPPSIAVGDEILGRVLDATGAPLDGITPARPRGSRPVDGSAPLPYARIPVREVMPCGIRAIDGFVTCGRGQRIGIFGGSGVGKSTLIGMLTRGSAADVTVLALIGERGREVREFVEESIGEEGMQRAVVIVSTSDQSPLLRLRAAMAATAVAEHFAAEGKHVLLVLDSLTRFGMAQREIGLAAGEPPTAKGYTPSVFTLLARLVERAGNFERGSITGFYTVLMEGDDLQDPLVDAVRSLLDGHIVLDRKLASDGHYPPIQILESLSRLASAVCSVQHLQASRKLRAWLASYVRSEDLIRIGAYQRGGDPVLDQAVSAMPEIRKLLIQGALERTSLEEIVSGMSAIANR, from the coding sequence ATGCACGAATCTCTGCTGTCTCCATTTTTCGCGGCTGTTGAAGGAGCTTCAACACTCCGCTGGCACGGTCGAGTTACGAAGGTTGTCGGAAATTTGATCGAGTCGGAGGGGCCACTTTCTTCTCTTGGAGACTCGTGTGAGGTCATCAGCAGCAAGGGCGATGTGTATCCCGGCGAGATTGTTGGATTCCGAGATAACGCTGTTCTGTCGATGACGTTGCAGCCGCCGAAGGGAATCCGGTTTGGAGACAGCGTGGTTGGGCTGGCGCAACCGCCATCGATCGCCGTGGGCGATGAAATTCTGGGACGCGTACTGGATGCGACCGGAGCACCCTTAGATGGAATCACGCCGGCGCGTCCGCGTGGAAGCAGGCCCGTGGATGGATCGGCGCCGCTGCCTTACGCGCGGATTCCGGTGCGAGAGGTAATGCCCTGTGGCATCCGGGCGATCGACGGATTTGTTACATGCGGAAGAGGGCAACGGATCGGAATCTTCGGGGGAAGCGGGGTTGGGAAAAGTACTTTGATCGGCATGCTGACGCGCGGATCAGCGGCGGACGTAACCGTCCTGGCATTGATCGGCGAACGCGGGCGGGAGGTCCGAGAGTTTGTTGAGGAGTCGATTGGAGAAGAGGGGATGCAGCGTGCGGTCGTGATCGTTTCAACCTCCGATCAATCGCCATTGCTCAGACTGCGAGCGGCGATGGCGGCCACTGCGGTTGCGGAGCATTTCGCCGCGGAAGGTAAGCACGTGCTGCTGGTGCTTGATTCCCTTACCCGCTTCGGCATGGCACAACGCGAAATTGGGCTGGCGGCGGGAGAGCCTCCGACTGCGAAGGGATACACGCCTTCGGTATTTACACTGCTGGCAAGATTGGTCGAGCGCGCCGGCAACTTTGAACGCGGCAGTATCACGGGGTTCTATACCGTCCTGATGGAAGGCGATGACCTGCAGGATCCTCTCGTGGATGCAGTACGTTCCCTGCTTGATGGTCATATTGTTCTCGATCGCAAGCTAGCTTCTGACGGCCATTACCCTCCAATTCAGATTCTCGAGAGCCTTAGCCGTTTGGCAAGCGCGGTTTGTTCGGTGCAGCATCTGCAGGCGTCACGGAAGTTGCGAGCATGGCTGGCTAGCTATGTGCGATCGGAAGATCTTATTCGCATCGGTGCGTATCAGCGGGGAGGCGACCCGGTACTCGACCAGGCAGTGAGCGCGATGCCTGAAATCCGCAAGCTGCTTATCCAGGGTGCACTAGAGCGTACCTCTCTCGAGGAAATTGTTTCAGGGATGTCGGCGATCGCGAATCGATGA
- a CDS encoding FliH/SctL family protein, which yields MSTSSDFSWAAGGGREVFSFEYPAITGSFSHSPAGTPAPWSEANATQRESDAQKQLEKSRLQGERDGELRARNIFEEQLAGERKQVLLALRTFEEERKGYFRRVESEVVQLSLSIARKVLHREAQVDKGLLAGFVRASITQLAEGTAVYLRVHPSVEADWRTALLSGEFKQKPEVVADNAVTPDACILSTQLGTTEISIESQLKEIELGLFDLIAKRP from the coding sequence ATGAGTACGTCGTCTGATTTTTCATGGGCTGCGGGCGGTGGCCGCGAGGTCTTCAGCTTCGAGTATCCCGCTATAACGGGCAGTTTCTCCCACTCTCCTGCGGGAACTCCGGCGCCCTGGTCCGAGGCCAACGCGACGCAACGAGAATCCGACGCACAGAAGCAGCTCGAAAAGTCGCGTCTCCAGGGCGAGCGCGACGGCGAATTGCGCGCCCGGAATATCTTCGAAGAACAACTTGCAGGAGAACGAAAACAGGTTCTGCTAGCACTCCGGACGTTCGAAGAGGAGCGCAAGGGCTATTTCCGCCGAGTTGAATCGGAAGTTGTCCAGCTATCACTCTCGATTGCGCGAAAGGTTCTTCACCGCGAGGCGCAGGTGGACAAAGGGCTTCTGGCAGGATTTGTACGCGCATCGATCACCCAGCTTGCGGAAGGTACCGCCGTTTACTTACGGGTGCATCCTTCGGTCGAAGCGGATTGGAGAACGGCGCTTTTGAGCGGCGAGTTCAAACAAAAACCAGAAGTTGTCGCTGACAATGCGGTCACACCCGACGCCTGCATCCTTTCAACGCAATTAGGAACCACGGAAATCAGCATTGAGAGCCAATTGAAAGAAATTGAGCTTGGGCTGTTTGATCTGATCGCAAAGAGACCCTGA
- the fliG gene encoding flagellar motor switch protein FliG — protein MTTPGKLRGVQKAAILMVVLGEEAAAAIYRHLSEQQIQRVTQEITDLQQVAPETVTAVLEEYYKLSATQEYLALGGTEYASKLLVKAFGPENAKLLLEQVSRAQEMSASKLDSLQKADPQQLAKFLEAEHPQTIALILAHLDVRQSTALLMKLPEKSRAEVVKRLAKLRAFSPEMAQKVALVLHKRLQSLGEQSRRAYAGFKGVADLLNQLDQGSVKTILESIEADDANLALSIRNLMFTFEDFLSVPEAGLRELLGQLDKKTLALALKGASEQLKAHVFKTMSSRAVEMLKEDMEVLGPVRSKDVTKAQQEVVAAARKLESEGKLVLKAEGEDEYVV, from the coding sequence ATGACGACGCCCGGCAAATTGAGGGGTGTTCAGAAGGCGGCCATCCTCATGGTGGTGCTCGGAGAGGAGGCGGCGGCGGCCATCTACCGTCATCTTTCAGAACAACAGATTCAGCGGGTGACGCAAGAGATCACCGATTTGCAGCAGGTGGCGCCGGAAACGGTGACGGCGGTTCTCGAAGAGTATTACAAACTCAGCGCCACACAAGAGTACCTGGCACTTGGCGGGACAGAATATGCCAGCAAGCTGCTGGTAAAGGCATTCGGCCCGGAAAATGCCAAGTTGCTCCTGGAACAGGTATCGCGGGCGCAAGAGATGAGCGCGAGCAAGTTGGATTCGCTGCAGAAGGCAGACCCGCAGCAGTTGGCGAAGTTCCTGGAGGCAGAGCATCCGCAAACAATCGCGCTAATCCTGGCACATCTCGACGTACGACAATCAACCGCGCTTCTGATGAAGCTCCCGGAAAAGTCGCGCGCCGAGGTAGTGAAGCGTCTGGCGAAACTGCGAGCATTTTCACCGGAGATGGCGCAGAAGGTCGCGCTGGTGTTGCACAAGCGTTTGCAATCACTCGGCGAACAGAGTCGGCGGGCGTACGCGGGATTCAAAGGCGTGGCAGACCTGCTGAACCAGCTGGATCAAGGCTCGGTGAAAACAATTTTAGAGTCCATTGAGGCAGATGATGCCAATCTCGCACTCAGCATCCGGAACTTGATGTTCACGTTCGAGGACTTTCTCTCCGTGCCGGAGGCTGGATTGCGCGAATTGCTCGGCCAACTGGACAAGAAGACTCTGGCGTTGGCGCTCAAAGGAGCGTCGGAACAACTCAAGGCCCACGTCTTCAAAACGATGTCGTCACGAGCGGTAGAAATGTTGAAGGAAGACATGGAAGTGCTAGGCCCGGTGAGATCCAAGGACGTTACGAAGGCCCAACAAGAAGTAGTGGCTGCGGCGCGGAAGCTCGAAAGCGAAGGAAAGTTAGTTCTCAAGGCGGAGGGAGAAGATGAGTACGTCGTCTGA